A region of Mycobacterium sp. 155 DNA encodes the following proteins:
- a CDS encoding PPE domain-containing protein, producing MKVDPAGLVAAAQRLTEALAAVAGADPVHPALGADPASLGAATRLSTAGASLAASLAAQAAGLVATAEQLGVAATGYVATDEANAALIGSLGAAGGGGRHLVGAAPPAPPLPADVRAPLAPIPAASGEALARATHAGDPSAGQAFADSWSRVSTAAADAAATVRSVVDHLPDVLDSPHAAPAVSAHLLNYATGFEAAGQRAGALARQAGMHAAERVQAGQDIPAPAEFTAAQRRVEQIAVANARTGGAYAVPLAQAEGDQRALNTQAVAGYTAYHAATDTTTSGDPSSSADGPSDGSAAAEDPSSSAPSDPTTGATSPGGADSPAAASSSGTGELAGMLPSMIPTVLGAAGGLLGGLVSSVAAVPEALMQAGTQAASAATQGLSGVLAPKADARLDTGDPAGGGAGSPGGGVDSGGAGGGDGIGGGGQTTPAAGGPLSAGVLPSTGSPPAAPAIPAGAGTQLGQGAGGGAPGVMPMGMPMGAMGGGPGSSGGGKAPDSGSKKVVVPQVPHSEAVTGKVSADRLAVVSATAPPREPDPPSDTPERRAASVVRRITTVRPSEES from the coding sequence ATGAAGGTCGACCCGGCGGGTCTGGTCGCCGCCGCCCAGCGTCTCACCGAGGCGCTCGCCGCGGTGGCGGGCGCCGATCCCGTCCACCCGGCGCTGGGTGCCGATCCAGCTTCGCTGGGCGCTGCGACGCGGCTGTCCACTGCGGGTGCGTCCCTGGCCGCCAGCTTGGCCGCCCAGGCCGCCGGATTGGTGGCTACCGCCGAGCAGTTGGGGGTGGCCGCGACGGGATATGTCGCCACCGATGAGGCCAACGCCGCCCTGATCGGCAGCTTGGGCGCCGCTGGCGGGGGCGGCCGGCACCTGGTGGGTGCTGCGCCGCCCGCCCCGCCGCTGCCCGCTGATGTGCGCGCACCGCTGGCACCGATTCCCGCCGCCAGCGGTGAGGCGCTGGCCCGGGCCACCCATGCCGGTGACCCGTCGGCGGGTCAGGCGTTCGCCGACTCGTGGTCGCGGGTGTCAACGGCTGCCGCTGATGCGGCGGCCACGGTGCGCTCGGTGGTCGACCATCTCCCGGATGTCTTGGACTCCCCGCACGCCGCGCCCGCGGTCAGTGCACACCTGCTCAACTACGCGACCGGCTTTGAGGCCGCCGGGCAGCGCGCGGGGGCCTTGGCGCGCCAGGCCGGCATGCACGCCGCTGAACGTGTCCAGGCGGGCCAGGACATTCCCGCTCCGGCGGAGTTCACTGCCGCCCAGCGTCGGGTGGAGCAGATCGCGGTGGCCAACGCGCGCACCGGGGGTGCGTATGCGGTGCCGTTGGCCCAGGCCGAAGGCGATCAGCGCGCCCTGAACACCCAAGCTGTGGCCGGCTACACCGCCTATCACGCAGCGACGGACACCACCACCAGCGGCGACCCGTCCAGTTCGGCTGACGGGCCGTCAGATGGGTCCGCTGCGGCGGAGGACCCGTCGAGTTCAGCGCCCTCCGATCCGACAACAGGGGCTACATCGCCGGGCGGCGCCGATTCCCCGGCCGCCGCGTCCTCGTCGGGCACTGGCGAGTTGGCGGGGATGCTGCCCTCGATGATCCCGACGGTGCTGGGAGCGGCGGGTGGACTACTGGGTGGCCTGGTGTCGTCGGTGGCGGCGGTGCCCGAGGCCTTGATGCAGGCCGGTACGCAGGCAGCCTCGGCGGCGACGCAGGGCCTGTCGGGTGTGCTGGCGCCGAAGGCTGATGCTCGTCTGGACACCGGTGATCCCGCCGGTGGCGGGGCGGGATCGCCCGGTGGTGGGGTGGATTCCGGCGGGGCCGGTGGTGGTGACGGCATCGGCGGCGGTGGACAGACCACCCCGGCCGCGGGTGGGCCGCTGTCGGCTGGCGTCTTGCCCTCGACGGGGTCGCCGCCGGCCGCCCCGGCGATTCCCGCCGGTGCTGGCACGCAGCTCGGACAGGGCGCAGGCGGAGGCGCGCCGGGGGTCATGCCGATGGGTATGCCGATGGGTGCGATGGGCGGTGGCCCTGGATCGTCCGGTGGTGGTAAGGCTCCAGATTCTGGCTCGAAAAAGGTTGTTGTGCCGCAGGTTCCGCACTCTGAGGCGGTGACGGGCAAGGTGAGCGCCGACCGGTTGGCCGTTGTGTCGGCGACCGCGCCGCCCAGGGAGCCCGACCCGCCGTCTGACACTCCGGAACGTCGCGCCGCGTCGGTGGTCAGACGCATTACCACCGTTCGTCCCAGCGAGGAGTCATGA
- a CDS encoding YbaB/EbfC family nucleoid-associated protein produces MTADDPSLPVEQQSFSHSTPDGAVWVRVAARGNVLGVQLEPSAMRGPGRKLAQRIMACADAAYFEGQSAQRQALVELWGTDAVVEGMPTGQDFAAALTRLNGL; encoded by the coding sequence TTGACCGCGGATGATCCGTCCCTGCCGGTCGAGCAGCAGTCGTTTTCGCACTCCACCCCCGATGGGGCGGTGTGGGTCCGGGTCGCTGCCCGCGGCAATGTCCTCGGTGTGCAGCTTGAGCCGTCGGCGATGCGGGGCCCGGGCCGCAAGCTGGCCCAGCGGATCATGGCCTGCGCCGACGCCGCCTATTTCGAGGGCCAGTCGGCACAGCGCCAAGCGCTGGTCGAACTGTGGGGGACCGACGCGGTGGTCGAGGGGATGCCCACTGGGCAGGACTTCGCTGCGGCGCTGACTCGGCTGAACGGATTGTGA
- a CDS encoding type VII secretion target — translation MSEHYEARIDPAVFHEVADQHDAVAATIEAARRAGRDIHAAVSTYGPIMHQVKAAVADVLTARDAALREHSDEHRNTAEKLRIEAARYVAVDENNAERLRLDRG, via the coding sequence GTGAGTGAGCACTACGAAGCCCGGATCGACCCCGCGGTGTTCCACGAGGTCGCCGACCAGCATGACGCTGTGGCCGCAACAATTGAGGCCGCCCGCCGCGCTGGTCGGGATATTCATGCCGCCGTGAGCACCTACGGTCCGATCATGCATCAGGTCAAAGCCGCGGTGGCCGACGTGCTGACCGCCCGCGACGCTGCGCTGCGCGAGCACAGCGACGAGCACCGCAACACCGCGGAGAAGTTGCGGATCGAAGCCGCCCGGTACGTCGCGGTCGACGAGAACAACGCCGAGAGGCTGCGGCTTGACCGCGGATGA